The following are from one region of the Mycetohabitans rhizoxinica HKI 454 genome:
- a CDS encoding peptidylprolyl isomerase — translation MKLLLSALLGTALIASAPVHAQSHAGTRQAGASHPNVLFKTSMGEIRVELYPEKAPRTVDNFIQYVASGQYNNTIFHRVIRGFMIQGGGFTPEMEQKPTRAPIPLESRNGLKNATGSIAMARTNDPNSASAQFFINTVDNPNLDYPNPDGHGYAVFGKVISGLDVVKKIEATPTATHGSFSDVPQKPIVIQSATVVSK, via the coding sequence ATGAAACTGCTGCTATCCGCGCTGCTTGGCACGGCGCTCATCGCGTCAGCGCCGGTGCATGCACAATCCCATGCCGGAACTCGCCAGGCGGGCGCAAGCCATCCGAACGTGCTGTTCAAGACGTCGATGGGCGAGATTCGCGTCGAACTGTATCCGGAAAAAGCACCACGCACAGTCGATAACTTCATCCAGTATGTGGCATCGGGCCAATACAACAACACGATCTTTCATCGCGTCATTCGCGGCTTCATGATTCAGGGCGGCGGCTTCACGCCGGAGATGGAGCAAAAGCCCACGCGAGCGCCGATCCCGCTGGAAAGCCGCAACGGGTTAAAGAACGCGACCGGTTCGATCGCGATGGCACGCACCAACGACCCGAACTCGGCGAGCGCCCAGTTCTTTATCAATACGGTCGATAATCCAAATCTCGATTACCCGAATCCTGATGGCCATGGCTACGCGGTATTCGGCAAAGTCATCTCCGGCTTGGATGTCGTCAAGAAGATCGAGGCGACGCCCACCGCCACACACGGCAGCTTTTCGGACGTGCCGCAAAAGCCCATCGTGATCCAATCGGCCACGGTGGTGTCCAAGTAA
- the cysE gene encoding serine O-acetyltransferase, protein MFDKLREDIATIRQKDPAARGTWEVLTCYPGLHALMFHWLAHRCWRAGWRWLGRFVSHLGRFFTGIEIHPGATIGRRVFIDHGMGVVIGETAEVGDDCTIYQGVTLGGTSLSRGAKRHPTLQAGVIVGANAQVLGGFTVGEGAKIGSNAVVVKPVPAGATVVGNPVRVIVPNVPSPGATPVNGVGGKHEGMPLQQPFVAYGLMPNADDPMSLAIHGLIDHAAQQSGRIDELVAALERLGARLEQLDGCQASIADLRKLGEVIQNK, encoded by the coding sequence ATGTTCGACAAACTTCGCGAAGACATCGCCACTATCCGCCAGAAGGATCCTGCTGCGCGCGGCACGTGGGAGGTACTGACCTGTTACCCCGGGTTGCACGCACTGATGTTCCACTGGCTCGCGCACCGTTGCTGGCGGGCGGGGTGGCGTTGGCTCGGGCGCTTCGTGTCGCACCTGGGGCGGTTTTTTACCGGTATCGAGATTCATCCGGGCGCGACCATCGGCCGACGGGTTTTTATCGATCACGGGATGGGTGTCGTGATTGGCGAAACGGCCGAAGTGGGGGACGATTGCACGATTTATCAAGGCGTCACGTTGGGGGGCACGTCGTTGTCGCGCGGCGCCAAGCGGCACCCGACGCTGCAAGCCGGCGTGATCGTCGGCGCGAACGCGCAAGTGCTCGGTGGTTTCACGGTCGGCGAGGGCGCGAAGATTGGGTCCAATGCGGTGGTGGTGAAGCCGGTGCCCGCCGGAGCGACGGTGGTCGGCAATCCGGTGCGCGTGATTGTGCCCAACGTGCCATCGCCCGGCGCCACGCCCGTCAACGGGGTGGGCGGCAAGCATGAAGGCATGCCGTTGCAACAACCCTTTGTTGCGTATGGCTTGATGCCGAACGCCGACGACCCAATGTCGCTAGCGATTCACGGACTGATCGATCATGCCGCGCAGCAGTCGGGTCGGATCGACGAGTTGGTGGCAGCGCTCGAGCGCCTGGGTGCGCGTCTAGAACAACTCGATGGGTGCCAGGCCAGCATCGCGGACCTGCGTAAGCTCGGCGAGGTCATTCAAAACAAGTAG
- a CDS encoding FKBP-type peptidyl-prolyl cis-trans isomerase, producing the protein MKIAKNTVVSVAYKLSDAQGNLIEESDEPMVYLHGGYDGTFPKIEEVLEGQEAGFSTQIQLEPVDAFGDYDPELVKIEPRDRFPEPLEVGMQFEGTPEGGDDEVDTLIYTVTDLAEDKVVLDGNHPLAGMALRFLLTVRDVREATADEVEHEHAHGADGLEVIDLDEDDGQDDDGSSPAAGKSPTLH; encoded by the coding sequence ATGAAAATCGCGAAGAACACCGTCGTTTCTGTCGCCTACAAGTTGTCGGATGCACAGGGCAACCTGATCGAGGAAAGCGACGAGCCGATGGTTTATCTGCACGGCGGCTATGATGGCACGTTCCCGAAGATCGAGGAAGTGCTAGAAGGCCAAGAAGCGGGATTTTCGACGCAGATCCAGCTCGAGCCCGTTGATGCATTTGGCGACTACGATCCTGAACTGGTCAAGATCGAGCCTCGAGACCGCTTTCCTGAGCCGCTCGAAGTCGGCATGCAGTTCGAGGGGACGCCCGAAGGCGGGGACGACGAGGTCGATACACTGATCTACACGGTGACGGATCTCGCCGAGGACAAGGTGGTGCTCGATGGCAATCATCCGTTGGCCGGCATGGCTTTGCGCTTTTTGCTGACGGTCAGGGACGTGCGCGAGGCCACTGCCGATGAAGTCGAGCACGAGCACGCGCATGGCGCCGATGGACTTGAAGTCATCGACCTGGACGAGGATGACGGCCAGGACGATGACGGCTCGTCTCCGGCGGCCGGCAAGTCGCCAACGCTGCATTGA
- a CDS encoding tetratricopeptide repeat protein produces the protein MNTTRSRIALAAMSFLVAGAAHAQISPPVADGTPEIDAAIVQHDWAGALTRLDERVRSHPRDAQARFKRANVLAQLGRDDDAMAAYTALTQTYPELPEPYNNLAALYVKRGKLDEARVVLETALRASPGYALAQANLGDIYLRLAAESFKRASALDPHDTYSARRSRQIVQLVSPPTRTEARPSAADAPHDDSDAPAGRAVAAPTTPPPQDATPNFPTIVPGTSAAPALAPYMAPQTAQP, from the coding sequence ATGAACACGACTCGCAGTCGCATCGCGCTTGCGGCAATGAGCTTCTTGGTCGCCGGCGCAGCGCACGCGCAGATTTCGCCCCCCGTCGCCGACGGCACGCCCGAAATCGACGCCGCGATCGTGCAGCACGACTGGGCCGGGGCGCTCACGCGGCTCGACGAGCGCGTGCGCTCGCACCCGCGCGATGCGCAGGCGCGCTTCAAGCGCGCTAATGTGCTCGCGCAGTTGGGCCGCGACGACGACGCGATGGCCGCGTACACGGCGCTCACGCAGACCTATCCGGAACTGCCCGAACCGTACAATAACCTGGCCGCGCTGTATGTGAAGCGCGGCAAACTGGATGAAGCCCGCGTGGTGCTCGAGACGGCGCTGCGCGCCAGTCCGGGCTATGCGCTCGCGCAAGCAAACCTGGGCGACATTTACCTGCGGCTGGCGGCGGAATCGTTCAAGCGCGCCAGCGCACTCGATCCACATGACACGTATTCAGCACGGCGCAGCCGGCAGATTGTGCAACTGGTGAGCCCGCCGACGCGCACCGAGGCACGGCCTAGCGCCGCCGATGCCCCGCATGACGACAGCGATGCGCCAGCTGGCCGCGCGGTGGCTGCGCCAACCACGCCGCCACCGCAGGACGCGACACCGAACTTCCCGACGATCGTCCCGGGCACCAGCGCGGCACCTGCGCTCGCGCCCTATATGGCGCCGCAGACGGCACAACCTTGA
- a CDS encoding transposase, translating into MNESEAGLEAVQPTRRRRHSKQFKETVIRAAMQPNVSIAAVALHYQLNANLLRRWVAAQQEQDVAREARQSMSVPAAKFVPLQWETPDVSPASTVIQIEVRRGAASVTVRWPLCAAADCAAWLQGWLR; encoded by the coding sequence ATGAACGAGAGTGAAGCGGGTTTGGAAGCAGTGCAGCCGACACGGCGACGCCGCCACAGCAAGCAGTTCAAGGAGACGGTGATCCGTGCGGCGATGCAGCCAAACGTGTCGATCGCTGCGGTGGCGCTGCATTACCAGTTGAATGCGAACCTGTTGCGTCGGTGGGTGGCCGCGCAGCAGGAGCAGGACGTGGCGCGCGAAGCGCGCCAGTCGATGAGCGTGCCCGCGGCGAAGTTTGTGCCGCTGCAATGGGAGACGCCGGACGTGTCGCCTGCCTCGACGGTGATTCAGATCGAAGTGCGCCGAGGGGCGGCGAGCGTGACGGTACGCTGGCCGCTTTGTGCTGCAGCCGATTGCGCGGCGTGGTTGCAAGGGTGGCTACGATGA
- a CDS encoding RNA methyltransferase yields MSPVSPPPVGSRPAEAPSPLCDDSTSWVGGFTSVRFVLVEPSHPGNVGAAARALKTMGFSRLVLVAPRLEAVRTHPDAQAMASGADDVLAAAHVVPTLADALAGVHWSVALTAREREWGPPTLAPRALALRARGLAAAGDIALVFGNERTGLSNADVERCNVLAHIPANPAYSSLNLAQAVQVLAYELRLALLDTAPQTPPAGVASPLAPHDEIERMFVHLENALIALDFLDPASPKKLMPRLRRLFARAGLEREEVNIVRGIAKHILLKSQGLRGDDR; encoded by the coding sequence CTGTCTCCAGTAAGCCCGCCTCCAGTAGGCTCGCGCCCGGCTGAGGCGCCTTCGCCCCTGTGCGATGACTCGACGTCTTGGGTGGGCGGCTTTACGTCGGTGCGCTTCGTGCTCGTCGAGCCAAGCCATCCCGGCAATGTCGGCGCGGCGGCCCGCGCGTTGAAGACAATGGGTTTTTCCCGGCTTGTGCTGGTCGCCCCGCGGCTCGAGGCGGTACGCACCCACCCCGACGCGCAGGCGATGGCCAGCGGCGCGGACGACGTGTTGGCGGCCGCGCATGTCGTGCCCACGCTGGCCGATGCGTTGGCCGGCGTTCACTGGTCCGTGGCGCTGACTGCGCGCGAGCGCGAGTGGGGGCCGCCGACGCTAGCGCCCCGCGCGCTCGCGTTGCGCGCCCGCGGTTTAGCGGCGGCCGGCGACATTGCACTGGTGTTCGGCAACGAGCGCACGGGACTGTCCAATGCCGACGTCGAGCGCTGCAACGTGTTAGCGCATATCCCGGCCAATCCCGCCTATAGTTCGCTGAATCTCGCGCAAGCGGTCCAAGTGCTCGCTTACGAATTGCGGCTGGCGCTATTGGACACCGCGCCGCAGACGCCACCCGCCGGCGTGGCCTCACCGCTGGCGCCGCATGACGAAATCGAGCGCATGTTCGTGCATCTGGAGAATGCGCTGATCGCGCTGGATTTCCTTGATCCCGCCAGTCCGAAGAAGCTGATGCCACGGCTGCGCCGGTTGTTTGCGCGGGCTGGCCTGGAGCGCGAGGAAGTCAATATCGTGCGAGGTATCGCCAAGCATATTTTGCTGAAGTCGCAGGGCTTGCGTGGCGACGATCGGTAG
- a CDS encoding peptidylprolyl isomerase, producing the protein MVELHTNHGVIKLELNAEKAPKTVDNFLSYVKKGHYDNTVFHRVINGFMIQGGGFEPGMKQKQTDAPIDNEANNGLKNEVGTIAMARTNDPHSASAQFFINVNDNDFLNHSAPTPQGWGYTVFGKVVEGMDVVDTIKAVRTGARGFHQDVPLEDVVIEKAVIV; encoded by the coding sequence ATGGTCGAACTACACACGAATCACGGCGTCATCAAGCTGGAGTTGAACGCCGAAAAAGCGCCCAAGACGGTCGATAATTTCTTGAGCTATGTGAAGAAGGGGCACTATGACAACACGGTGTTCCACCGCGTGATCAACGGCTTCATGATCCAGGGAGGCGGGTTCGAACCCGGCATGAAGCAAAAGCAGACCGATGCGCCGATCGACAACGAGGCGAACAACGGACTGAAGAACGAGGTCGGCACGATTGCGATGGCACGCACCAACGATCCGCATTCGGCAAGCGCCCAGTTCTTCATCAACGTCAACGACAACGACTTCTTGAATCACAGCGCACCGACGCCGCAAGGCTGGGGCTACACCGTGTTCGGCAAGGTGGTCGAAGGCATGGACGTGGTCGACACAATCAAGGCGGTGCGCACTGGCGCGCGTGGCTTTCACCAGGACGTGCCGCTAGAGGACGTCGTGATTGAGAAGGCCGTCATCGTCTGA
- a CDS encoding inositol monophosphatase family protein has translation MHPMLNTAVKAARRAGQIINRASLDVDLLQVTQKQHNDFVTEVDKAAEAAIIEILHTAYPDHGFLAEESGASASESEYLWIIDPLDGTTNFIHGFPQYCVSIALAHRGVVTQAVVYDPARNDLFTASRGRGAFLNDRRIRVSRRDRLADGLIGTGFPFRDQSGLDEYLKLFSEMTRACAGLRRPGAAALDLAYVAAGRYDGFFEQGIQPWDVAAGSLLVTEAGGLIGNYTGDSNFLYQHEIVAGNPKQYAQMVQILKPYSRVGTAA, from the coding sequence ATGCATCCGATGCTCAACACCGCTGTCAAGGCCGCGCGCCGCGCCGGACAGATCATCAACCGCGCGTCGCTGGACGTCGACCTGCTGCAAGTGACCCAGAAGCAGCACAACGATTTCGTCACCGAGGTCGACAAGGCAGCCGAGGCAGCGATCATTGAGATATTGCACACCGCGTACCCCGACCATGGGTTTCTCGCGGAGGAGTCGGGGGCTAGCGCCAGCGAATCCGAATATCTGTGGATCATCGATCCGCTGGACGGCACAACGAACTTCATCCATGGCTTCCCGCAATACTGTGTGTCGATCGCGCTTGCCCATCGCGGCGTCGTCACGCAGGCGGTGGTCTACGACCCGGCACGCAATGATTTATTCACCGCATCACGTGGCCGTGGTGCGTTCCTCAACGACCGGCGCATCCGCGTGTCACGGCGCGACCGCCTGGCCGACGGGTTGATCGGCACCGGTTTTCCATTCCGCGATCAGAGCGGTCTAGACGAGTACCTAAAGCTATTCAGCGAAATGACACGTGCGTGCGCCGGCCTGCGTCGGCCGGGCGCGGCCGCGCTAGATCTTGCGTATGTAGCCGCCGGCCGCTATGACGGCTTCTTCGAGCAAGGCATTCAACCGTGGGACGTCGCGGCCGGCAGCCTGCTCGTCACCGAAGCGGGGGGGTTGATCGGCAACTACACCGGGGATTCAAACTTCCTGTACCAACATGAAATTGTCGCCGGCAATCCGAAGCAGTATGCGCAGATGGTACAGATCTTGAAGCCGTACAGCCGGGTGGGAACGGCGGCCTGA
- a CDS encoding UDP-2,3-diacylglucosamine diphosphatase, with protein MNPADNGAASRALLLISDLHLSEALPRTVDAFEHFIRITARDADSVFILGDLFEYWIGDEMLASSFARHIAELMHTLSERGIALYVMHGNRDFLLGRRFMAAAGAMPLPDPFVITAFGERIVLTHGDALCTADVGYQRFRRVARTALAQSLFLALPLRWRERVGERMRRKSLARPAQPSPRYDATPDALARLFAATHTRTMIHGHTHLPACHHQHGTARWVLPDWELDHGAPRGGYLRIDADGIRALPLDVCGGPTPATCFE; from the coding sequence TTGAATCCCGCTGATAACGGCGCCGCGTCGCGCGCGCTGCTGCTGATCTCCGACCTGCATCTGAGCGAGGCGCTGCCGCGTACCGTCGATGCGTTCGAGCATTTCATCCGCATCACCGCGCGCGACGCCGATTCGGTATTCATTCTCGGCGACTTGTTCGAGTATTGGATCGGCGACGAGATGCTCGCGTCGTCGTTTGCACGACATATCGCCGAGTTGATGCATACGCTATCCGAACGCGGCATCGCGCTGTACGTGATGCATGGCAACCGCGATTTCCTGCTCGGCCGCCGCTTCATGGCGGCTGCGGGCGCAATGCCGCTGCCTGATCCATTCGTCATCACCGCCTTTGGCGAGCGTATCGTCCTCACGCATGGCGACGCGCTGTGCACGGCCGATGTCGGCTACCAACGATTTCGCCGCGTCGCGCGCACTGCACTCGCGCAAAGCCTATTTCTCGCACTGCCGTTGCGCTGGCGTGAAAGGGTCGGCGAGCGCATGCGACGCAAGAGCCTCGCCCGACCGGCGCAACCGTCGCCGCGATATGACGCGACACCTGACGCGCTCGCCCGCCTGTTCGCCGCGACCCATACCCGCACGATGATCCATGGCCACACGCATTTGCCCGCTTGCCATCACCAGCATGGCACCGCGCGCTGGGTGCTGCCAGACTGGGAGCTAGACCACGGTGCACCGCGTGGCGGTTACCTGAGGATCGACGCAGATGGCATCCGCGCACTGCCGCTCGATGTCTGCGGCGGCCCGACGCCGGCTACTTGTTTTGAATGA
- the mutS gene encoding DNA mismatch repair protein MutS, which produces MGLSNGQAPKPAAPAEIGNHTPMMRQYLSIKADHPGTLVLYRMGDFYELFYEDAEKAARLLDLTLTQRGASAGNPIKMAGVPHHSLEQYLAKLVKLGESVAICEQIGDPATSKGPVERKVVRIVTPGTLTDAALLADKSDAYLLALAPVHNRRGTLTGVGLAWLNLASGALRLTEVGADQVAAAIERIRPAETLVSDSAAQALALPASVGTLTRVPGWHFDPSSGAQRLCEQLAVASLDGFGAQTLSAACGAAGALLLYAAQTQGQQLRHIRSLKVEHESEYIGLDPATRRNLELTETLRGTDSPTLFSLLDACCTSMGSRLLRHWLHHAPRNPAVARARQQAIGALLDGPPGNTLDALRHALRQIADVERITGRLALLSARPRDLASLRDTFGKLPELREQIAPLIAHSASLQQLNASLHAPPECTDLLQRAIAAEPAAMVRDGGVIARGYDAELDELRDISENCGQFLVDLESRERTRTGIANLRVEYNKVHGFYIEVTRGQTDKVPDDYRRRQTLKNAERYITPELKAFEDKALSAQERALARERALYDALLQALLPHIGDCQRVAGALAELDVFASLADRARALEWIAPSFDEQAGIEIEQGRHPVVQAQVEQFIANDCRLGAERKLLLITGPNMGGKSTFMRQTALITLMAYVGSYVPAKRACFGPVDRIFTRIGAADDLAGGRSTFMVEMTEAAAILNDATPHSLVLMDEIGRGTSTFDGLALAWAIARHLISHNQSYTLFATHYFELTQLPAQCPTAANVHLSAVEHDHGIVFLHAVNEGPANQSYGLQVAQLAGVPQPVIRAARRHLALLEQQTAGQPAPQLDLFTSASLAVDGATEPYCEQPAGEADLSTPQARPTAPHAAVERLRSIDPDALRPRDALELLYELYELVERADRESR; this is translated from the coding sequence ATGGGTTTGAGCAACGGCCAAGCGCCGAAACCGGCCGCCCCTGCGGAAATTGGCAACCACACGCCGATGATGCGCCAATACCTCAGTATCAAGGCTGACCACCCCGGCACGCTCGTGCTGTACCGAATGGGCGACTTCTACGAGTTGTTCTATGAGGACGCGGAAAAAGCGGCACGACTGCTCGATTTAACGCTCACGCAGCGCGGCGCATCGGCAGGCAATCCGATCAAGATGGCCGGGGTGCCGCACCACTCGCTCGAGCAGTACCTGGCCAAGCTCGTGAAGCTTGGCGAGTCCGTGGCCATCTGCGAGCAGATCGGCGACCCGGCCACCTCCAAGGGGCCGGTCGAGCGCAAGGTCGTACGCATTGTCACACCCGGCACGCTGACCGACGCGGCGCTGCTCGCCGATAAAAGCGACGCGTACCTGCTCGCCCTCGCGCCCGTGCACAACCGCCGCGGCACGCTAACCGGGGTCGGGCTCGCGTGGTTGAATTTGGCAAGTGGCGCACTGCGGCTGACCGAGGTCGGCGCAGACCAGGTGGCGGCCGCGATCGAGCGCATCCGGCCGGCCGAGACGCTGGTGAGCGACAGCGCCGCGCAAGCGCTCGCGCTGCCCGCAAGCGTCGGCACGTTGACACGGGTTCCTGGATGGCACTTCGATCCCAGCTCCGGCGCGCAACGTCTGTGTGAACAATTGGCGGTCGCCAGTCTCGACGGCTTCGGCGCGCAAACATTGAGCGCCGCATGCGGCGCGGCCGGCGCGTTGCTGCTGTACGCGGCACAGACACAGGGACAGCAGTTGCGGCACATCCGCTCGCTGAAGGTCGAGCACGAATCCGAGTACATCGGGCTCGATCCGGCAACGCGGCGTAACCTCGAGTTGACCGAAACGCTGCGCGGCACGGATTCCCCGACGCTGTTCTCGCTGCTTGACGCATGCTGCACGTCGATGGGCAGCCGCCTGCTGCGCCATTGGTTGCATCATGCGCCGCGCAATCCGGCTGTCGCGCGCGCCCGCCAACAGGCGATTGGCGCGTTGCTCGACGGCCCGCCAGGCAACACGCTCGACGCGCTTCGCCACGCGTTGCGGCAGATCGCCGACGTCGAGCGCATCACGGGCCGACTTGCCTTGCTCAGTGCACGGCCTCGCGATCTCGCCAGCCTGCGCGACACATTCGGCAAGCTGCCTGAATTGCGCGAGCAGATCGCGCCGCTCATCGCGCACTCGGCATCGTTGCAGCAGCTCAATGCATCGCTGCACGCACCGCCTGAATGCACCGACCTGTTGCAGCGGGCGATTGCGGCCGAGCCTGCCGCGATGGTGCGCGACGGCGGCGTCATTGCCCGCGGCTACGATGCGGAATTAGACGAGTTGCGTGACATCTCGGAGAACTGCGGACAGTTCCTCGTCGATCTAGAAAGCCGTGAACGCACCCGCACCGGCATCGCGAATCTACGTGTCGAATACAACAAGGTCCATGGCTTCTATATCGAGGTCACGCGCGGGCAGACCGACAAGGTGCCGGACGACTACCGACGGCGCCAGACCTTGAAGAACGCGGAGCGCTATATCACGCCAGAGCTCAAGGCGTTCGAGGACAAGGCACTGTCGGCGCAAGAGCGCGCGCTCGCGCGCGAACGCGCGTTGTACGACGCATTGTTGCAGGCGTTGTTACCCCACATCGGCGATTGCCAGCGCGTGGCGGGCGCGCTGGCCGAGCTTGACGTGTTTGCCTCGCTCGCCGACCGGGCACGTGCGCTGGAATGGATCGCGCCATCGTTTGACGAACAGGCCGGTATCGAGATTGAGCAAGGACGGCATCCGGTCGTTCAGGCCCAGGTCGAGCAGTTCATCGCGAACGATTGCCGGCTCGGCGCGGAACGCAAGCTGCTATTGATCACCGGGCCGAATATGGGCGGCAAGTCGACGTTCATGCGGCAAACGGCGCTGATCACGCTGATGGCGTACGTTGGCAGCTATGTGCCGGCAAAGCGGGCCTGTTTCGGCCCCGTGGACCGGATCTTCACGCGAATCGGCGCCGCCGATGACCTTGCGGGCGGCCGTTCGACGTTCATGGTCGAGATGACCGAAGCCGCCGCAATTCTGAACGATGCGACGCCACACAGCCTTGTGTTGATGGACGAAATCGGTCGCGGTACATCGACCTTCGATGGGCTCGCGCTCGCGTGGGCCATCGCGCGCCACTTAATCTCGCACAATCAAAGCTATACGCTTTTCGCCACGCACTACTTTGAGCTCACACAGTTGCCGGCGCAATGCCCGACGGCGGCAAACGTGCATCTGTCCGCGGTCGAGCATGACCATGGAATCGTGTTCCTGCACGCGGTCAACGAAGGTCCGGCGAACCAAAGTTACGGATTACAGGTCGCGCAACTGGCCGGCGTCCCGCAACCGGTGATTCGCGCAGCCCGCCGTCACCTGGCGTTACTCGAACAGCAAACGGCCGGCCAGCCGGCGCCGCAGCTCGATTTGTTTACCTCAGCGTCGCTCGCGGTCGATGGAGCGACCGAGCCGTACTGCGAGCAACCGGCAGGCGAGGCAGACCTCAGCACGCCGCAGGCGCGACCCACCGCGCCCCACGCTGCAGTCGAGCGATTGCGCAGCATCGACCCCGATGCGCTGCGCCCGCGTGATGCACTTGAATTGCTGTATGAGTTGTACGAGCTTGTCGAGCGCGCGGATCGTGAGTCCCGCTGA
- the tnpB gene encoding IS66 family insertion sequence element accessory protein TnpB: MMRIDEIWLATEPIDMRAGIDTILAHVVRVFGAARPHHAYLFANRDSTRMKVLVV; encoded by the coding sequence ATGATGCGCATCGACGAGATCTGGCTAGCGACCGAGCCGATCGATATGCGCGCGGGCATCGATACGATCCTAGCGCACGTGGTGAGGGTGTTTGGCGCGGCGCGGCCGCACCACGCCTATCTGTTTGCTAACCGTGACTCGACGCGCATGAAGGTGCTCGTCGTATGA
- a CDS encoding cupin domain-containing protein — MPVRPSPPAPRMLSRAVSTRLPATPPAFVTPPRPDVPTPLLGGLTPAQFMRRYWQKKPLLVRQALLDFHSPVTRQCLFDLAQRDDVESRVIRQRAVRGEVRWQLEHGPFERLPATRQRQWTLLVQGVNLHVPAAHALMNRFRFLPDARLDDVMISYATDGGGVGPHFDSYDVFLLQLHGRRRWRVGAQRDLSLRPGLPLKVLQHFEPSEDWILEPGDMLYLPPHIAHDGIALGECMTGSIGFRAPLDGELSEQFLYHAAERAAQARGASRRYADPDQPPVSDHPAALPPTLVDHVVELVERMRWSRADIAEFVGSYLSEPKTSVFFDPPARALSRHAFVSRIVENGVELDPKTILLYDDTRYYLNGESAKLVRSLRKAITTLADQRMLPGKKFVTLSHHSSMTQLLYEWYRAGWIRIGEP; from the coding sequence ATGCCTGTGCGGCCTTCCCCACCGGCGCCGCGGATGTTGTCGCGCGCCGTTTCGACGCGTCTGCCGGCCACCCCGCCCGCGTTTGTCACCCCACCCCGCCCCGACGTGCCGACTCCACTGCTGGGTGGCCTGACGCCGGCGCAGTTCATGCGCCGCTACTGGCAAAAAAAGCCATTGCTGGTTCGACAGGCGCTGCTCGACTTCCATTCCCCGGTCACCCGGCAATGCCTATTTGACCTCGCGCAACGTGACGATGTCGAGTCGCGCGTGATCCGGCAACGTGCAGTGCGCGGCGAGGTGCGCTGGCAACTCGAGCACGGGCCATTCGAACGCTTGCCGGCCACGCGTCAGCGTCAATGGACGCTGCTCGTGCAGGGCGTGAACCTGCACGTGCCAGCCGCGCACGCGCTGATGAACCGGTTCCGCTTCCTGCCGGATGCACGGCTGGACGATGTAATGATTTCGTATGCGACCGATGGCGGCGGCGTAGGACCGCATTTCGACTCGTACGACGTGTTCCTGCTTCAGTTGCATGGCCGGCGCCGCTGGCGTGTCGGCGCGCAGCGGGACCTTTCGCTGCGTCCGGGTTTGCCGCTGAAAGTGCTGCAGCATTTTGAGCCAAGCGAGGACTGGATCCTTGAGCCGGGTGACATGCTTTACCTGCCGCCGCACATCGCACATGATGGCATCGCGCTGGGCGAGTGCATGACCGGCTCAATCGGCTTTCGCGCGCCACTTGACGGCGAGCTGTCCGAGCAATTCCTGTATCATGCTGCTGAGCGCGCGGCGCAGGCCCGTGGCGCGTCGCGCCGCTACGCGGACCCGGATCAGCCGCCCGTAAGCGACCATCCGGCCGCACTGCCCCCGACGCTGGTCGACCACGTCGTGGAATTGGTCGAGCGGATGCGTTGGTCACGTGCGGACATCGCGGAATTTGTCGGCAGCTACTTAAGCGAACCGAAGACGAGTGTTTTTTTTGACCCACCTGCGCGCGCACTGTCGCGTCATGCGTTTGTTTCGCGCATCGTCGAAAACGGCGTCGAACTCGATCCGAAAACGATTTTGCTGTACGACGACACGCGCTATTACTTGAACGGGGAATCAGCGAAGTTGGTACGCAGCTTGCGTAAAGCCATCACCACGTTAGCCGATCAGCGGATGCTTCCAGGGAAAAAATTTGTAACACTCTCTCACCATTCGTCCATGACACAGCTGTTGTACGAATGGTATCGTGCGGGCTGGATACGGATTGGCGAGCCATAA